One region of Primulina tabacum isolate GXHZ01 chromosome 1, ASM2559414v2, whole genome shotgun sequence genomic DNA includes:
- the LOC142540291 gene encoding protein DEFECTIVE IN MERISTEM SILENCING 3-like isoform X1 — translation MLGGRDQKLTPKDSEISPQLPINPRAMVISDQSAALNLASQNSPHVFAGEGVQNGELIQQAGSIIIHSKQLQDDLQELGQKIKHNEDNIKYLKTQKTKLEESILDMTATLEKYHKTSFSATQNQYLDLSRSEEETLGNILKHEKSAAALLCMIKSQPESQASDHMSTKDVLGIVATLGKVEDDNLSRLLSEYLGLGTMLAVVCKTYEGVNALEAYNKEGSINKSLGLHALATLTRRSLDDPFLVICLESLRPYPGEFIADDPQRRLDLLKPRIINGETPPGFLGFAVNMINIDRTHLYYITKSGFGLRETLFYNLLSRLQVYKSREDMLKALPYIPDGAISLDGGMIKSPGVFRLASPREDVKFPVGFERLSLPEKFLEIENQMKETKWKKDRIAEDLLREQSYLDHAKVNYEIKKQEFLKYLAESSMYTAQVARASAAPR, via the exons ATGCTTGGCGGACGCGATCAGAAACTGACACCTAAAGATTCCGAGATATCACCGCAG CTGCCAATCAATCCAAGGGCAATGGTTATCTCCGACCAATCGGCGGCGCTTAATCTTGCCAGTCAGAATTCGCCCCACGTGTTTGCGGGAGAGGGTGTGCAAAATGGAGAGCTTATTCAGCAGGCTGGATCAATTATAATTCATTCCAAG CAACTTCAGGATGATCTACAGGAGCTGGGTCAAAAAATCAAGCATAATGAGGACAACATTAAATACTTGAAAACTCAGAAAACGAAGTTGGAGGAATCAATTCTAGATATGACAG CAACTCTTGAAAAGTATCATAAAACAAGTTTCTCCGCAACACAAAACCAATACCTTGACCTTTCGAGGAGTGAGGAAGAGACACTTGGTAATATTCTTAAGCATGAGAAATCCGCAGCTGCCCTTTTGTGTATGATAAAAAGTCAACCTGAATCTCAGGCTTCTGATCACATGTCAACAAAAGATGTGCTTGGCATTGTTGCTACACTTGGAAAAGTTGAAGATGACAACCTTAGCAG ACTTCTTTCCGAGTATTTGGGCCTAGGAACCATGCTAGCAGTGGTCTGCAAGACCTATGAAGGTGTCAACGCCTTGGAAGCATACAACAAAGAAGGATCAATAAATAAAAGCTTGGGCCTTCATGCACTTGCAACTTTAACTAGGAGGTCTCTTGACGACCCATTTCTTGTCATTTGCCTTGAAAGTCTGAG GCCATATCCTGGTGAGTTTATAGCCGATGACCCTCAAAGGAGGCTTGATCTTCTAAAACCAAGAATAATCAATGGGGAAACTCCTCCTGGCTTTCTTGGTTTTGCGGTGAATATGATAAATATTGACAGAACTCACTTGTACTATATTACGAAGAGTGGGTTTGGACTCAGAGAAACATTGTTCTATAACCTATTATCAAGGTTGCAAGTGTATAAGTCAAGGGAAGACATGCTAAAGGCTCTTCCTTATATACCAGATGGAGCCATATCTCTAGACGGAGGGATGATTAAAAGTCCTGGAGTGTTTCGTTTGGCTTCTCCCCG ggAAGATGTCAAGTTTCCTGTTGGCTTTGAAAGGTTGAGCCTCCCTGAGAAATTCTTGGAGATTGAAAACCAGATGAAGGAAACAAAATGGAAGAAGGATCGAATCGCGGAAGATCTTCTAAGAGAGCAGTCATACTTAGACCATGCAAAGGTCAACTATGAGATAAAAAAACAAGAGTTTCTCAAATATCTCGCTGAAAGCTCCATGTACACCGCT
- the LOC142540291 gene encoding protein DEFECTIVE IN MERISTEM SILENCING 3-like isoform X2 has protein sequence MVISDQSAALNLASQNSPHVFAGEGVQNGELIQQAGSIIIHSKQLQDDLQELGQKIKHNEDNIKYLKTQKTKLEESILDMTATLEKYHKTSFSATQNQYLDLSRSEEETLGNILKHEKSAAALLCMIKSQPESQASDHMSTKDVLGIVATLGKVEDDNLSRLLSEYLGLGTMLAVVCKTYEGVNALEAYNKEGSINKSLGLHALATLTRRSLDDPFLVICLESLRPYPGEFIADDPQRRLDLLKPRIINGETPPGFLGFAVNMINIDRTHLYYITKSGFGLRETLFYNLLSRLQVYKSREDMLKALPYIPDGAISLDGGMIKSPGVFRLASPREDVKFPVGFERLSLPEKFLEIENQMKETKWKKDRIAEDLLREQSYLDHAKVNYEIKKQEFLKYLAESSMYTAQVARASAAPR, from the exons ATGGTTATCTCCGACCAATCGGCGGCGCTTAATCTTGCCAGTCAGAATTCGCCCCACGTGTTTGCGGGAGAGGGTGTGCAAAATGGAGAGCTTATTCAGCAGGCTGGATCAATTATAATTCATTCCAAG CAACTTCAGGATGATCTACAGGAGCTGGGTCAAAAAATCAAGCATAATGAGGACAACATTAAATACTTGAAAACTCAGAAAACGAAGTTGGAGGAATCAATTCTAGATATGACAG CAACTCTTGAAAAGTATCATAAAACAAGTTTCTCCGCAACACAAAACCAATACCTTGACCTTTCGAGGAGTGAGGAAGAGACACTTGGTAATATTCTTAAGCATGAGAAATCCGCAGCTGCCCTTTTGTGTATGATAAAAAGTCAACCTGAATCTCAGGCTTCTGATCACATGTCAACAAAAGATGTGCTTGGCATTGTTGCTACACTTGGAAAAGTTGAAGATGACAACCTTAGCAG ACTTCTTTCCGAGTATTTGGGCCTAGGAACCATGCTAGCAGTGGTCTGCAAGACCTATGAAGGTGTCAACGCCTTGGAAGCATACAACAAAGAAGGATCAATAAATAAAAGCTTGGGCCTTCATGCACTTGCAACTTTAACTAGGAGGTCTCTTGACGACCCATTTCTTGTCATTTGCCTTGAAAGTCTGAG GCCATATCCTGGTGAGTTTATAGCCGATGACCCTCAAAGGAGGCTTGATCTTCTAAAACCAAGAATAATCAATGGGGAAACTCCTCCTGGCTTTCTTGGTTTTGCGGTGAATATGATAAATATTGACAGAACTCACTTGTACTATATTACGAAGAGTGGGTTTGGACTCAGAGAAACATTGTTCTATAACCTATTATCAAGGTTGCAAGTGTATAAGTCAAGGGAAGACATGCTAAAGGCTCTTCCTTATATACCAGATGGAGCCATATCTCTAGACGGAGGGATGATTAAAAGTCCTGGAGTGTTTCGTTTGGCTTCTCCCCG ggAAGATGTCAAGTTTCCTGTTGGCTTTGAAAGGTTGAGCCTCCCTGAGAAATTCTTGGAGATTGAAAACCAGATGAAGGAAACAAAATGGAAGAAGGATCGAATCGCGGAAGATCTTCTAAGAGAGCAGTCATACTTAGACCATGCAAAGGTCAACTATGAGATAAAAAAACAAGAGTTTCTCAAATATCTCGCTGAAAGCTCCATGTACACCGCT